The genomic interval attcgtaaatgtaataattactgaCACCGTAACGGGTTggctatttaaatttaaagtaattgtaataaattttattcactcccttatatagaataaactgtaatAGGTTAAATAGAACAAGGTAATGTTAGCCTAGCTAGACAGCTCacatttcaatgacaaaaatatttaggcTCTTTCAAACACTTATATAAATCGCAACCCAGTGGTTGGAAACTATTGTGAAACTACCTATACTCGTTTCATGTTGTGTGCGAGGAAGATGAGTTTGTCCACATTTTCTGGTAAAAGGGAACTTCGGGTCTTGTTGACGATGTAGCCAGCTTTTGAGAAAATGCGCTCTGATGGAGTTGAAGTGGCCGGAACGCAAAGAAGGTGTTTGGCTGCAAATGCCAGTTTAGGGTAGCGGTCACTGTTTTGCTTCCACCATGCCAGTGGGCCCGACTGTAATTTAGTAGCATCTCTCAAATACTGCTCCATCTCTGTCTTTGCGCTGTCTCCGCGTTCTTCTTCCTCTTCGTCATCAGCCTGCATCAGCATTGAAAtctcctgctgtttttttttggcgGGTGGTGGTGGCGCATCCGTCTCCTCTTCTCCGTGGCTTGCTGACAGCTCTTCTCCCTTGCGAACGATCTGTTGCTGATGCAGATGTTCAGCTAGTCTGACAACctaaacaaatagcattttcttaGTCTAATCTATGCGTAGCGCACACAATAATCTTAGTGGCAtaatcacaatacattttaattatttactattatatagtagtaataaaaatataagtctAACCTCAATGTATACCAGGTCCTTCTTCTCATCCTCAAGGAATTTAAGGTGCTTAAATCTCACGTCTAGTGCTGAAGAAAGGAGATAGATGCTGGTGGGTTCCAAATTTAACAGTTCCCATCTGCTGTCGATCTCCTTGACAAGGGTATTCTTCATTTCTCTGATGGCAGGGCTGTCATCCTCTTCTGGTGACAGGTGGCGTTTCTTCAGGTTAAAGAGCATTGGCACTGTTGCCGAC from Carassius carassius chromosome 44, fCarCar2.1, whole genome shotgun sequence carries:
- the LOC132126500 gene encoding zinc finger BED domain-containing protein 4-like, with amino-acid sequence MLNRLVEQRWPVTAVLSDPSITKKGNRTLDLTGDQWKLAQETSELLGPLLTLTELLSQEANLSLSATVPMLFNLKKRHLSPEEDDSPAIREMKNTLVKEIDSRWELLNLEPTSIYLLSSALDVRFKHLKFLEDEKKDLVYIEVVRLAEHLHQQQIVRKGEELSASHGEEETDAPPPPAKKKQQEISMLMQADDEEEEERGDSAKTEMEQYLRDATKLQSGPLAWWKQNSDRYPKLAFAAKHLLCVPATSTPSERIFSKAGYIVNKTRSSLLPENVDKLIFLAHNMKRV